Proteins encoded within one genomic window of Rubritalea squalenifaciens DSM 18772:
- a CDS encoding sterol desaturase family protein: MTRALVMLPLYLLGFEQAALNAYITLVGVQAVAIHANLGINFGWLRYIIATPKFYHWHHAKDHRYMDANYAVHLPVIDMIFGTYRCPKGEWPEEYGNMSGKPPEGFWKQLVFPYKRKCKKKTK, from the coding sequence ATGACACGAGCTCTGGTGATGTTGCCTCTGTATTTGCTCGGTTTCGAGCAAGCGGCTCTGAATGCCTACATTACCTTGGTGGGTGTCCAGGCTGTGGCGATTCATGCTAACCTGGGAATCAACTTTGGTTGGCTACGTTATATCATCGCGACTCCCAAGTTCTATCACTGGCACCATGCCAAGGATCATCGCTACATGGATGCGAACTATGCTGTTCACCTGCCAGTGATCGATATGATTTTTGGTACCTATCGTTGTCCCAAGGGAGAGTGGCCGGAAGAGTACGGGAATATGAGCGGCAAGCCGCCAGAAGGATTCTGGAAGCAATTGGTCTTTCCCTACAAACGGAAGTGTAAAAAGAAAACGAAGTGA
- a CDS encoding response regulator, protein MNPILVVNDDSALLNEITTVLKEEGVFHLAASSGEQALTMASGYDFPLAILDLKLGDMDGDELYKQLLEKESHYVLPVVALVDGLDGAEVEVLNRLLPQGQVTLLSKPLKKEWLVDLAKRYGEAR, encoded by the coding sequence ATGAATCCGATACTTGTAGTAAATGATGATAGTGCTCTTTTGAATGAAATCACCACCGTTTTGAAAGAGGAAGGTGTGTTTCATTTGGCGGCTTCTAGCGGAGAGCAAGCTCTGACAATGGCTTCTGGATATGATTTCCCTCTCGCGATCCTCGATCTTAAACTGGGGGATATGGATGGAGACGAACTCTACAAGCAGCTTTTGGAAAAAGAGTCTCATTATGTGCTGCCAGTGGTAGCTCTGGTAGATGGACTGGACGGAGCTGAAGTCGAGGTCCTTAACCGCCTCTTGCCACAGGGACAGGTGACGCTGCTCTCCAAGCCTCTGAAGAAGGAATGGTTGGTAGATCTCGCTAAGCGTTACGGTGAAGCACGATAG
- a CDS encoding sialidase family protein has protein sequence MQPLTRLTSVALLSLCVTSLCQAAPEYSVTTVFTSGEGYPVYRIPAIIKAANGDLLAFCEGRSSYSDGGDIDLVMKRSTDNGATWGNLQLVHEEGGTAPITIGNPAPVLDATTGHVHLLFTRENDTVFHMKSTDHGATWSTPTEITSNVKLPDWGWYATGPCHGIQLTRGSQAGRLVIPANHRVGTNGSDSGAFGAQIIYSDDHGATWQMSAYADAANGAAPNETTLVELNTPGIADDTGTGSHIYINSRDYSSDAGNRSEAYSGDGGNTYTTAYDGNSHFVTPICQGSLVRFSAIDQGAATNRIIFSSPNGSSRSNGSLWMTTDESLTWSQPKQLFDGLFAYSDMVKTADDNLGVLFETGDSTGGYKFIKFIRVNEEWLDVPAPPAESPASAFWGFEEKTAGAQVDTTNASILDTAVDGNARHLTAVSAIPYTASSTGYPNCTALSFSGDTSIYIADSQTGNNFDFAADDTFSIETVFRVPNGHNSSSAIIAKDLGSNQPSWWLRMESSGIIRFLVSDSTQEAIATSESITVNDGNWHHLVAIKNGDTKRLKLILDGVLITDIEDTTTGSHANSQSLRIGRFNSGSHAFTGEIDYVRIALKELSAADFLQTHDQKDIDKDAIPDIYEKSITGNTRTLGNGDTDGDNIPDLIEYLTGSDEMSPSDQPLIQLNQASTDDTYTFIHHLRDLPEWLSLTAEYSNDLVEWSNVPVGGTSSTNRVDSGNGLSQVTHTITAPNHSKIFARLRLTDSRTP, from the coding sequence ATGCAACCACTCACACGACTCACATCCGTAGCCCTGCTCTCGCTATGCGTCACCTCCCTCTGCCAGGCTGCCCCCGAATACAGTGTCACCACTGTCTTCACATCGGGAGAGGGTTACCCTGTTTACCGTATTCCCGCCATCATCAAAGCAGCCAATGGAGATCTGCTTGCCTTCTGCGAGGGAAGATCTAGCTATTCCGATGGTGGAGACATTGACCTCGTCATGAAACGCTCTACTGACAACGGAGCCACCTGGGGAAATCTTCAACTCGTCCATGAAGAAGGAGGCACAGCACCAATCACCATTGGTAACCCTGCCCCAGTGCTCGATGCGACCACTGGCCATGTGCACCTTCTCTTCACGCGTGAGAACGACACCGTTTTCCACATGAAGTCCACTGACCACGGCGCCACATGGTCAACGCCCACCGAAATCACCAGCAATGTCAAACTCCCCGACTGGGGCTGGTATGCCACAGGCCCGTGTCATGGTATTCAGCTTACTCGAGGTTCTCAGGCCGGCAGACTCGTCATTCCGGCGAATCATCGCGTAGGAACAAACGGTTCGGATTCCGGCGCATTCGGGGCTCAAATCATTTATTCCGATGACCACGGCGCCACCTGGCAGATGAGTGCCTACGCAGATGCAGCTAATGGAGCAGCACCGAATGAGACGACTCTAGTAGAGCTGAACACGCCGGGAATCGCTGATGATACAGGTACAGGTTCCCACATTTACATCAATTCCCGCGATTATAGTAGTGATGCAGGTAACCGCTCCGAAGCCTACTCTGGAGACGGCGGCAACACTTACACCACCGCCTACGATGGAAACTCACACTTCGTAACGCCCATCTGCCAAGGATCTCTTGTTAGATTCAGTGCAATTGACCAAGGAGCAGCCACCAACCGCATCATCTTCTCAAGTCCGAACGGTTCATCACGTTCAAACGGTTCGCTCTGGATGACAACCGACGAGTCATTAACGTGGTCACAACCCAAACAGCTATTCGACGGCCTCTTCGCCTACTCTGATATGGTCAAAACAGCAGACGACAACTTGGGTGTCCTCTTTGAAACTGGCGATTCCACAGGAGGGTATAAGTTCATCAAATTTATCCGTGTGAATGAAGAATGGTTAGATGTACCAGCGCCACCAGCGGAATCTCCAGCCTCGGCATTTTGGGGATTTGAAGAAAAAACGGCTGGTGCCCAGGTAGACACAACAAACGCCAGCATCCTCGACACAGCTGTTGACGGCAATGCTCGCCACCTCACCGCCGTCTCCGCCATACCTTATACAGCATCATCCACAGGCTACCCGAATTGCACCGCACTCAGCTTCTCTGGTGACACCTCAATCTACATTGCTGATTCTCAAACAGGGAACAACTTCGATTTCGCGGCAGACGACACTTTCAGCATTGAAACCGTCTTTCGGGTTCCTAATGGTCATAACTCCTCCTCAGCGATCATCGCCAAAGATCTGGGATCAAACCAGCCATCCTGGTGGCTTCGTATGGAAAGCTCAGGCATCATCCGTTTTCTCGTTTCAGATTCTACCCAAGAAGCCATCGCCACCTCTGAATCCATCACGGTCAATGACGGTAACTGGCACCACCTGGTAGCCATCAAGAATGGAGATACGAAACGGCTCAAACTCATTCTCGATGGCGTACTCATCACCGATATCGAGGACACCACCACAGGATCACATGCAAACAGCCAGTCTCTGCGCATCGGCAGATTCAATAGTGGCAGCCATGCCTTCACAGGAGAAATCGATTACGTGCGAATCGCTCTGAAAGAACTCTCTGCTGCCGACTTCCTCCAGACACATGATCAAAAAGACATCGATAAAGATGCCATACCTGACATCTATGAAAAAAGCATCACCGGCAACACGCGAACTCTAGGCAACGGAGATACTGATGGAGATAATATACCAGACCTAATCGAATACCTTACCGGCAGTGACGAAATGTCCCCCAGTGACCAGCCCTTGATCCAGCTCAATCAAGCAAGTACCGACGACACCTACACCTTCATACACCATCTTCGCGACCTACCAGAATGGCTCTCACTTACAGCAGAGTATTCTAACGACCTTGTAGAATGGAGCAATGTTCCCGTAGGAGGTACAAGCTCCACGAATAGAGTCGATTCAGGTAATGGTCTTTCACAAGTCACTCATACCATTACAGCTCCCAATCATTCGAAAATTTTCGCCAGACTCAGGCTCACAGATAGTCGCACTCCATAA
- a CDS encoding DUF2339 domain-containing protein: MDPTPQDIAISDIQFRQRRLQHKIDQLREECAQLDHSIEQIKKDPKPAQTPPPLPTPPKQTVTQTTHAPIQEKKSIPLASETKPDPTPLKEPQSVKPAAEKATASNASPSSSDWELKLGKIWFVRFGIVSLLTGLIFLGNYAYHNWLFAATAPVKLSCFMLISLMLSLGGMLFEKKKQDLRRYGRVITAGGLAAGYYTIYASHFVSSLKVVHSPPLAATLLTLWAGLILVYASWKRSRIISVMAIGLAFYGSVVNPTGWLSLFSALLLSASGIYLLVRHSWTSVGLVTVAAAYISHAFWLGLYPHTSTDTVRLTYLASYWLLFITALALPSCRSIKTSTSKLLASMNNAGAWLLTVYSIPQLLPQDFYGEFSLGFGTLLMLCGTISSTGKLWPKHLTSTFAYQGLFLFTLGIMECYAGHTRFLILAAETCILLAAGIRHDHSTLKGISAIVYLLSLGLCFFGGFPAASIPVYVSLTLLNAAYTILVRQAVHDTPETNNAAVAIIPALFTWIILCFGVFGQLDTSYRTLALMATVLTFLCLHLKVPKLKALVDLTLVTPLPLMIGGFWQLTQPTNSYPLTYLTLGAFLAFWFLSPVIHRLAKETLGYYSMLPPAKDSPIGWVSGILTCVVCYGTLYTLHGALISRAIFPCIMAFTAHLISERSGRRSLSIPALFGIVASLLTLIYQSDLIGRVGLLVPAIIGLHLMVADRWLKSLDLKWLRTTLATSMTLTLVPLHGHLTHPYYAFIILAVVFYLWANKRQDLPFLTLGTYLPLAVAQILNAPYYGDSALSTYLCLGFALLIHPLTRGLPKPWKSLHTLSTVFTLLLLFLAASCDVANAYNGHGLSITWTLLAFIIFSLGLVSKFRIYRYTGLLWLSLAALYVICIDVMRFDTLGRILSFIVLGLTLIALGYLYNRFQEHIKKLL; this comes from the coding sequence ATGGACCCCACTCCTCAGGACATCGCCATCTCGGACATTCAGTTCCGTCAGCGCAGATTGCAGCACAAGATCGACCAGCTGCGTGAGGAATGTGCGCAGCTCGACCACTCGATCGAGCAAATCAAAAAAGATCCCAAGCCAGCACAAACACCACCACCTCTTCCTACGCCACCCAAGCAAACCGTCACCCAGACTACGCACGCTCCTATCCAAGAGAAGAAGTCTATCCCTCTTGCATCCGAGACAAAACCTGATCCTACTCCCCTCAAGGAGCCACAGTCCGTCAAACCAGCGGCAGAAAAAGCAACGGCCTCCAACGCCTCTCCCTCTTCCAGTGATTGGGAACTCAAGCTTGGTAAAATCTGGTTTGTCCGCTTCGGGATCGTTTCCCTGCTCACTGGTCTGATTTTCCTGGGAAATTACGCGTATCATAACTGGTTATTCGCCGCCACGGCTCCCGTGAAATTGAGCTGCTTCATGCTCATCTCGCTGATGCTATCCCTGGGTGGAATGCTCTTTGAGAAAAAGAAACAGGACCTTCGCCGCTATGGCAGGGTCATCACGGCGGGAGGTCTAGCCGCAGGCTACTACACGATCTATGCCTCGCACTTCGTCAGTTCACTCAAAGTCGTGCACAGCCCCCCACTGGCAGCCACTTTACTCACGCTCTGGGCCGGACTCATACTGGTCTATGCCAGCTGGAAACGCTCGCGCATCATCAGCGTTATGGCCATCGGCCTGGCCTTCTACGGCTCGGTCGTCAACCCCACTGGCTGGCTTTCCCTATTCTCTGCCCTCCTTCTATCCGCTTCCGGCATCTATCTTCTTGTTAGACACAGCTGGACCTCGGTGGGCTTAGTCACCGTGGCGGCTGCCTATATTTCTCATGCCTTCTGGTTAGGGCTCTATCCACATACCTCCACAGACACGGTACGTCTGACTTATCTGGCCAGCTACTGGCTGCTCTTTATCACGGCTCTGGCCTTGCCATCCTGCAGGTCCATTAAGACCAGCACCTCAAAACTCCTGGCTAGCATGAACAACGCAGGGGCTTGGCTCCTCACCGTCTACAGTATTCCCCAACTCCTTCCCCAAGACTTCTATGGTGAATTCTCTCTAGGCTTTGGCACTCTCCTTATGCTCTGTGGTACCATCTCCAGTACGGGCAAACTGTGGCCGAAACACCTCACCAGCACCTTTGCCTACCAAGGGCTCTTCCTTTTCACCCTAGGCATCATGGAATGCTACGCAGGTCACACACGTTTCCTCATACTCGCTGCGGAGACCTGTATTCTTCTCGCTGCAGGTATTCGTCATGATCATTCCACCCTCAAAGGCATCTCCGCGATCGTGTACTTGCTCTCGCTTGGGTTATGCTTCTTCGGCGGATTTCCCGCCGCAAGTATTCCTGTCTATGTCTCCCTCACGCTGCTCAATGCGGCCTACACCATTCTCGTGCGTCAAGCGGTGCATGATACCCCTGAGACAAACAATGCAGCCGTCGCCATCATCCCAGCCCTGTTCACCTGGATCATTCTTTGCTTCGGCGTATTTGGTCAGCTAGATACCAGCTACCGTACTCTCGCACTGATGGCGACAGTCCTCACGTTCCTGTGCCTGCACCTCAAAGTACCAAAACTTAAAGCCTTGGTTGACCTCACCCTCGTGACGCCGCTGCCCCTGATGATTGGGGGATTCTGGCAACTCACCCAACCAACGAACTCCTATCCTCTCACCTATCTGACCCTTGGAGCTTTTCTCGCGTTCTGGTTCCTCAGCCCAGTCATCCACCGTCTCGCCAAAGAGACCTTAGGCTATTATTCCATGCTTCCTCCCGCCAAGGATTCACCCATTGGCTGGGTGTCGGGCATCCTCACTTGCGTGGTCTGCTACGGGACTCTGTACACGCTGCATGGCGCCCTAATCAGCAGAGCCATCTTCCCCTGCATCATGGCTTTTACCGCCCACCTCATTTCTGAGAGATCAGGCCGCCGTTCACTCAGTATTCCTGCGCTCTTTGGTATCGTCGCCTCCTTGCTCACCCTGATCTACCAGAGCGATCTGATCGGCAGAGTAGGTTTGCTCGTCCCTGCCATAATCGGTCTTCATCTGATGGTTGCAGACAGGTGGTTGAAGTCACTCGATCTCAAGTGGCTGCGCACCACGCTGGCGACAAGCATGACCCTGACACTCGTCCCGCTCCACGGCCACCTGACACACCCGTACTATGCCTTCATCATCCTCGCGGTCGTCTTCTATCTCTGGGCCAACAAGCGCCAAGACCTTCCCTTCCTTACCCTTGGCACCTACCTACCACTGGCGGTGGCCCAGATCCTGAACGCCCCCTATTATGGAGACAGCGCCCTGAGCACTTATCTTTGCTTGGGATTCGCCCTGCTCATACACCCCCTAACAAGAGGATTACCCAAACCTTGGAAATCCCTACACACCCTCTCAACGGTCTTCACACTACTACTGCTATTCCTAGCTGCTTCATGTGATGTCGCCAACGCTTACAACGGCCACGGGCTTTCTATCACCTGGACACTCCTAGCCTTCATCATATTCAGCCTAGGCCTCGTCTCTAAGTTTAGGATCTACCGCTACACGGGCCTGCTCTGGCTGAGCTTAGCTGCTCTCTATGTCATCTGCATCGATGTGATGCGATTCGACACCCTCGGCCGTATCTTGAGCTTCATTGTATTGGGACTCACCCTCATCGCTCTCGGTTATCTGTACAACCGCTTCCAGGAACACATCAAAAAGCTCCTCTAG
- a CDS encoding sigma-70 family RNA polymerase sigma factor produces MSSNYEHSPEEQREFISLVTQYQPSLRAYIISLMPGMDGAADVLQETNLIIWEKRKSFEIGTNFVAWAYAIARFEVKRHKRQYSKQKSKVCTLDDDLAEELAEFCSLVPEETEKRMLALERCLSKLKKEELQLIQQRYGSDLSLKDYADKVGRPFGSLRVTLHRIRSGLRQCVAYQLNPSLGSR; encoded by the coding sequence ATGTCTTCGAATTACGAACATAGCCCGGAAGAGCAGCGCGAATTCATCAGTCTGGTCACACAGTATCAGCCTTCTTTGCGTGCATATATCATTTCACTGATGCCGGGCATGGATGGGGCGGCCGATGTGCTGCAGGAGACTAATTTGATTATTTGGGAGAAGAGAAAATCCTTTGAGATAGGCACTAACTTCGTGGCCTGGGCTTATGCGATTGCCCGCTTTGAAGTGAAGCGTCACAAGCGCCAGTATTCTAAACAGAAATCCAAAGTCTGTACTCTGGATGATGACCTTGCCGAAGAATTGGCGGAATTCTGTAGTTTGGTGCCAGAGGAGACGGAGAAGCGCATGCTGGCTCTTGAGCGTTGTCTCTCCAAATTGAAGAAAGAGGAGCTCCAGTTGATCCAGCAGCGCTATGGCTCGGACCTCTCTCTGAAGGATTATGCGGATAAGGTCGGGAGACCCTTTGGTTCACTGCGGGTGACCTTGCATCGTATCCGTAGCGGCCTGCGTCAATGTGTGGCGTATCAATTGAACCCCAGTCTTGGAAGCCGATGA
- a CDS encoding LamG-like jellyroll fold domain-containing protein, producing MKRRELEHQIQDLLDGNLDESQLDALQYELRTNSEAREIYRDFIHLQNAMQMNATVPAAVGKALIPIDRVVRRQRVKALRLTALASAAVLLVGLVTLALLTVRVKPSEQAVFRVAPGTQYSVSHTKQALEGGMQLEVGSRLQLQQGTVELLFGNGVKSVVMAPADMILLKGNHLQLNKGRAWFEVSQGAEGFTVLTKELKVVDLGTQFGVLADHVKYDEVHVFKGKVQVETLKEGAEAEIIKAGEARKLKAMNTLLAVDVEPEKFIETLPDSLPYLHWSFDHAEGNAYPAEGSMPGVELAAASPRIARVEDNKVPGKYGAGVTFRKFENELTTKHPGIGGDRPRTVACWIKVKKAPRGRTMRTNIVGWGDRDVMLYNRQRWQLAVMGDGEGASNLTVVGAGAHRTNSKLENGEWYHVAAVWDPGAKPPETGVMRVYINGQEQKLGVYQKDVWPNTKVGQEALPIVIGATMTLKNNNRSTFHGAIDELFIIEGAIGQDQVIQLMEKNSMK from the coding sequence ATGAAACGGCGTGAGCTCGAACATCAGATCCAGGATTTGCTGGACGGTAACCTAGACGAGAGTCAGCTGGACGCTTTGCAGTATGAACTCAGGACCAACTCTGAGGCTCGTGAAATCTACCGTGACTTCATTCATTTGCAGAATGCCATGCAGATGAATGCCACGGTTCCTGCGGCAGTTGGTAAGGCTTTGATACCCATTGACCGGGTGGTGCGTCGTCAGCGAGTCAAAGCACTCAGGCTAACAGCCCTGGCTTCGGCTGCAGTTCTGCTGGTAGGTCTCGTGACTCTGGCATTGCTGACTGTGAGGGTGAAGCCGAGTGAACAAGCAGTCTTCAGAGTAGCGCCAGGGACACAATATAGTGTCAGTCATACGAAGCAAGCATTGGAGGGAGGGATGCAGCTAGAGGTTGGATCACGTCTTCAGTTGCAACAAGGGACCGTGGAGCTGCTCTTCGGGAATGGGGTGAAGTCGGTCGTTATGGCGCCAGCTGACATGATCCTACTCAAAGGGAATCACTTGCAGTTGAACAAGGGCAGGGCCTGGTTCGAGGTGTCCCAGGGTGCAGAAGGATTTACAGTTCTTACCAAAGAACTGAAAGTGGTGGATCTGGGGACGCAATTTGGTGTGCTGGCAGATCACGTGAAATACGATGAGGTGCATGTGTTCAAGGGGAAGGTGCAAGTGGAAACCTTGAAGGAGGGAGCGGAGGCGGAAATCATCAAGGCTGGAGAAGCTCGTAAGCTGAAAGCGATGAATACCCTGCTCGCAGTGGACGTAGAGCCTGAAAAGTTTATAGAAACGCTACCTGATAGCTTACCTTACTTGCACTGGTCCTTCGATCATGCTGAGGGCAACGCCTATCCGGCAGAGGGATCTATGCCTGGAGTGGAATTGGCCGCTGCGAGCCCGCGCATCGCCAGGGTAGAAGATAATAAAGTACCCGGTAAGTACGGGGCGGGAGTGACCTTCCGTAAGTTTGAGAATGAACTGACGACAAAGCATCCCGGTATTGGTGGTGATAGACCCCGTACTGTGGCCTGCTGGATCAAGGTGAAGAAGGCTCCCCGTGGGAGAACGATGCGTACGAATATCGTGGGGTGGGGTGATCGTGATGTGATGCTGTATAATCGCCAACGTTGGCAGCTGGCCGTGATGGGGGATGGTGAGGGGGCTTCAAATCTAACTGTGGTTGGTGCGGGGGCGCATCGCACGAACTCGAAACTGGAAAACGGGGAGTGGTATCACGTGGCTGCCGTATGGGATCCCGGTGCCAAGCCCCCCGAGACTGGTGTGATGAGAGTGTATATCAATGGCCAGGAGCAAAAGCTTGGCGTCTATCAGAAAGATGTCTGGCCAAATACGAAGGTGGGTCAAGAGGCTCTACCTATTGTGATTGGTGCGACGATGACACTGAAGAACAACAATCGAAGTACTTTCCACGGCGCGATTGATGAGTTGTTCATCATCGAGGGGGCTATTGGTCAGGATCAGGTGATCCAGCTCATGGAGAAGAATTCCATGAAGTAA
- a CDS encoding PEP-CTERM sorting domain-containing protein, whose translation MMKLTSCLAILSVTSLSVNAANVILNGSFEIDDISNGIDNSGVALGSDGYADNWVNSSIATGGALGSNDGSNRTFTGDDSTYIYQLTSATVEGAGQELTLDFYGNSGAAGRGWVGEIFWTTDGGTTRNVFSGSSITLNMNNVSGDWEQANGSATSYVLSGADVIAAGIGATIGVQFVGTTGSTFKGLDSVSLDVQAIPEPSSTALIGMAGLGLLLRRRR comes from the coding sequence ATGATGAAGCTAACGAGCTGTCTGGCTATACTCTCTGTCACCAGCCTCTCGGTTAATGCCGCGAATGTCATTCTGAACGGGAGTTTTGAAATCGATGACATTTCCAATGGAATTGACAACTCAGGAGTGGCACTGGGCTCTGACGGCTATGCAGATAACTGGGTGAATAGTTCCATAGCCACTGGAGGAGCACTGGGTTCCAATGACGGGTCTAATAGAACATTTACAGGTGATGATAGTACTTACATCTATCAGCTGACATCTGCTACCGTAGAGGGCGCAGGACAAGAGCTGACCTTGGACTTCTATGGGAATTCCGGAGCTGCAGGCCGTGGATGGGTCGGTGAGATTTTCTGGACCACCGACGGTGGAACTACACGTAATGTGTTTTCAGGGTCCAGCATCACCTTGAACATGAACAATGTCTCTGGCGACTGGGAGCAGGCCAATGGCTCAGCCACATCCTATGTGCTCTCTGGTGCGGATGTCATTGCTGCAGGTATTGGTGCCACTATCGGAGTACAGTTTGTCGGTACCACCGGTTCCACATTCAAGGGATTAGACTCAGTATCCCTCGATGTACAGGCCATCCCTGAACCATCCTCGACTGCCCTTATTGGCATGGCTGGCCTTGGCCTTCTACTGCGCCGCAGACGATAG
- a CDS encoding homoserine dehydrogenase, giving the protein MSTKNIGIGMAGFGTVGTGVWETIQRNGSLISNRAKGAFSLSIIKAAVRDITKKRIDDAPADLFTTDWQEVVRHPEVDIVVELIGGTTTAFDIVAEAIKLKKPVVTGNKALLAERGKELFALSKQYDTPIHFEAAVAGGIPVIKAVQDSYVGNRIETMSGIINGTSNYILERMTNAGLDYLEALKEAQDLGYAEADPALDVNGWDAAHKAILLATLAYGFSVDPEQVYVRGIERVRTIDIDFATKLGYAVKLLSVVRQHSDGSVELRTQPSFIAKSHILSSVNGVFNAVAVRGDASGEALFYGRGAGKEPTASSVVADLVEAAYTFVHTAGHRGFLPYSESGQLRPIEETETSYYVRFAVTDRPGVIAEIANILANDGIGISGTHSPVDPEDPDKDFVDMVFLLHKCPFGKLQETLKKCEALDCVTEEPVVFRIEKLATS; this is encoded by the coding sequence ATGAGCACGAAAAACATAGGCATCGGCATGGCAGGATTCGGCACCGTAGGTACCGGAGTATGGGAAACCATCCAGCGCAACGGCTCTCTGATTAGCAACAGAGCCAAGGGAGCCTTCTCCCTCTCCATTATCAAGGCCGCCGTTCGTGACATTACCAAGAAGCGCATCGATGATGCGCCGGCAGATCTTTTCACCACGGATTGGCAGGAAGTCGTCCGCCATCCGGAGGTCGACATCGTGGTCGAACTCATCGGTGGTACCACCACGGCCTTCGACATCGTGGCTGAAGCCATCAAGCTGAAGAAACCTGTCGTGACAGGCAACAAGGCCCTGCTCGCAGAGCGCGGCAAGGAACTCTTTGCCCTGTCCAAGCAGTACGATACTCCGATTCACTTTGAAGCCGCTGTCGCCGGAGGTATTCCGGTGATCAAAGCGGTGCAGGATTCTTATGTGGGCAACCGCATCGAGACCATGTCCGGCATTATCAACGGCACTTCCAACTACATCCTCGAGCGCATGACCAATGCAGGTCTCGACTACCTGGAAGCCCTCAAGGAAGCCCAGGACCTGGGCTATGCTGAGGCTGACCCGGCCCTCGACGTGAACGGCTGGGATGCAGCACACAAGGCCATCCTACTGGCCACTCTGGCCTACGGCTTCTCCGTGGACCCGGAACAGGTTTACGTTCGCGGCATCGAGCGCGTACGCACCATCGATATCGATTTCGCCACCAAGCTGGGCTACGCAGTGAAGCTCCTCTCCGTAGTACGCCAGCACAGCGACGGCTCCGTGGAGCTCCGCACCCAGCCATCCTTCATCGCCAAGAGCCACATTCTCTCCAGCGTGAATGGCGTCTTCAACGCCGTCGCTGTCCGTGGTGATGCCTCCGGAGAAGCCCTCTTCTACGGACGTGGTGCCGGCAAGGAACCTACCGCCTCCTCAGTGGTGGCCGACCTCGTCGAGGCAGCCTACACCTTCGTCCACACCGCGGGTCACCGTGGATTCCTTCCTTATAGCGAGAGCGGCCAGCTGCGCCCGATCGAGGAAACCGAAACTTCCTACTACGTGCGCTTCGCAGTCACCGACCGCCCGGGCGTGATCGCCGAGATCGCAAACATCCTCGCCAATGATGGCATCGGCATTTCCGGTACCCATTCACCAGTAGACCCAGAGGATCCAGACAAGGACTTCGTCGATATGGTCTTCCTGCTGCACAAATGCCCGTTCGGAAAACTGCAGGAAACCCTCAAGAAATGCGAGGCTCTCGACTGCGTGACCGAGGAGCCCGTCGTCTTCCGCATTGAGAAGCTGGCCACCAGCTAA
- a CDS encoding PEP-CTERM sorting domain-containing protein — MKTTTLLVGLGLLVPSMMQAASTSYFLDDGTGESGLGGYGTTTVWLNSFTSQAGAEYIQKVSISFGGSGANPTTYNGMAFGVHVWSDPNNDGNPDDAVLLESGSGVISDFSNTSNGASTGFVEFTLDSAAYIASGNSFFVGMSMYFNQNVLGPARDTSSNEGRSWMYRWNGDVANSAPGSMSTALNKNNYDDILGGNAMIRAEGVSSVPEPSSSVLFGLTGAIGLMRRKRS; from the coding sequence ATGAAAACTACCACCCTTCTAGTTGGGCTGGGACTCTTGGTTCCCAGTATGATGCAGGCTGCAAGCACTTCCTATTTTTTGGATGACGGTACTGGTGAAAGTGGCCTTGGCGGCTACGGGACAACCACAGTCTGGCTAAACTCGTTCACTTCTCAGGCAGGAGCTGAATATATTCAAAAAGTGAGTATCTCTTTTGGTGGCTCTGGAGCTAACCCTACAACCTACAATGGTATGGCCTTTGGGGTGCATGTCTGGTCTGACCCAAACAATGATGGTAACCCTGATGATGCAGTGCTTCTGGAGAGTGGATCAGGAGTGATATCAGACTTTAGTAATACTTCCAATGGAGCTTCGACTGGATTTGTAGAGTTTACGCTGGATAGCGCTGCCTACATTGCGAGTGGAAATAGCTTCTTTGTGGGGATGTCTATGTATTTTAATCAAAATGTTTTAGGTCCCGCCAGAGATACCAGCAGTAACGAGGGGAGAAGCTGGATGTATCGATGGAATGGTGATGTTGCCAATTCTGCTCCGGGTTCCATGTCGACCGCTCTGAATAAGAACAACTATGACGATATCTTAGGCGGCAATGCCATGATTCGTGCTGAGGGTGTTAGTTCCGTTCCAGAGCCTTCATCAAGTGTGCTATTCGGACTCACCGGAGCCATTGGCTTGATGAGAAGAAAGCGCTCTTAG